A genome region from Hevea brasiliensis isolate MT/VB/25A 57/8 chromosome 9, ASM3005281v1, whole genome shotgun sequence includes the following:
- the LOC110654762 gene encoding sugar transport protein 1-like yields the protein MAGGVITPATSGKDYPGNLTRSVIITCVIAATGGLIFGYDLGISGGVISMDSFLKKFFPAIYEKQQSTKPSDNQYCTFNDQILTLFTSSLYLAALFSSLCASTITRVMGRRASMFFGGLLFAAGSLFNGFASKVWMLIVGRLLLGFGIGCANQSVPIYLSEVAPCRYRGALNQLFQLTITIGILVANLLNYFFAKVGGWGWRLSLGGAIVPAFIIMLGSCVLPETPNSLIERGHIDQAKNKLIKLRGVSNVDEEFNDLIAASEASKLVEHPWSNITKRKYRPQLTMAICIPMFQQLTGMNMIVFYAPVLFQTIGFKTEASLMSSLITGIVNSLATLVSIFTVDKVGRRTLYLEGSIQLFICQIVVAIAIGAKFGFGGNPGELPKLYAAFVVVVICIFVAGFAWSWGPLSWLVPSEIFPLEIRSAAQSITVSVNMIFTFVIAQVFTLLLCKLRFFMFLLFAVFIVIMAIFMYYLLPETKGIPIEEMVVVWKSHPVWKSYFDQSSASASLEMGNKDKDTC from the exons ATGGCCGGAGGTGTAATAACACCAGCAACTTCTGGAAAGGATTACCCTGGCAACCTCACTCGCTCTGTCATCATAACATGTGTAATTGCAGCTACTGGTGGTCTAATCTTTGGCTATGATCTTGGTATATCAG GTGGGGTTATTTCTATGGATTCGTTCTTGAAGAAGTTTTTTCCTGCTATATACGAGAAGCAACAATCAACTAAGCCATCAGATAACCAGTATTGCACGTTTAACGATCAGATATTGACGTTGTTTACCTCATCTTTATATCTGGCAGCCCTTTTTTCATCATTATGTGCTAGTACTATAACTAGGGTAATGGGACGGAGGGCTAGTATGTTTTTTGGTGGACTTCTTTTTGCTGCTGGTTCACTCTTTAATGGCTTTGCCAGCAAAGTCTGGATGCTTATTGTAGGTCGATTGTTATTGGGATTTGGTATCGGTTGTGCTAACCAG TCGGTTCCAATTTATCTCTCAGAAGTTGCTCCCTGCCGGTACCGAGGAGCCCTCAACCAGTTGTTCCAGTTGACCATAACAATTGGAATTCTTGTGGCTAATCTTTTGAATTATTTCTTCGCTAAGGTCGGAGGTTGGGGATGGAGATTGAGCTTAGGGGGTGCTATAGTTCCAGCATTCATAATTATGTTGGGATCATGTGTCCTTCCTGAGACACCTAATTCATTGATTGAGCGAGGGCATATTGATCAAGCCAAAAATAAACTTATTAAACTTCGTGGTGTGTCCAATGTTGACGAAGAGTTCAATGATCTAATAGCAGCCAGCGAGGCATCCAAGTTAGTGGAACACCCCTGGAGTAATATTACTAAGAGAAAGTACAGGCCCCAACTTACAATGGCTATTTGCATTCCTATGTTTCAACAACTCACTGGAATGAATATGATTGTCTTCTATGCTCCTGTTTTGTTTCAAACAATTGGTTTTAAAACTGAGGCCTCTCTCATGTCTTCTCTAATTACTGGTATCGTTAATTCTCTAGCAACCCTTGTTTCAATTTTCACCGTTGATAAGGTTGGGAGGAGAACTCTTTACCTTGAGGGAAGCATTCAATTGTTTATTTGCCAG ATTGTTGTAGCAATTGCGATTGGGGCTAAGTTTGGATTTGGTGGGAACCCTGGAGAATTGCCAAAGTTGTATGCAGCTTTTGTGGTGGTGGTCATATGTATTTTTGTTGCTGGCTTTGCATGGTCATGGGGGCCTTTATCTTGGTTGGTGCCTAGCGAAATCTTCCCACTAGAAATACGTTCAGCTGCACAAAGTATCACAGTCTCAGTCAACATGATCTTCACCTTCGTAATTGCGCAAGTTTTCACATTATTGCTTTGCAAATTGAGGTTTTTCATGTTCCTTTTGTTCGCTGTATTTATTGTGATTATGGCCATTTTCATGTACTATTTGTTGCCGGAGACAAAGGGTATCCCGATTGAAGAGATGGTCGTTGTGTGGAAGAGTCATCCTGTCTGGAAAAGCTACTTCGATCAATCTTCTGCTTCTGCTAGCCTTGAAATGGGCAACAAAGATAAAGATACCTGCTAA